The genomic region ATGGTTTGAGTTGCTAGAAAATTGATGAATTCTGGATGTAATTCTTCTAATTGTTCTTTAGTTAACCTTCTATATTTCATGACATGATGTAAAAAAGCCGCTCCAGTAAGGAACGGCTTAGTTATTATTCTAATTTGAAATGACTAGTTCTTAGCACCTACCACGTCAAAAGTAAAAGCAGTAGTTACTTCTCTGTGGAAACGTAACGTTGCTTCATATTGACCTAGACGCTTGATGTTTCCACCAGCTACAGTAATAAATTTCTTGTCTAATTCAACTCCTTGCTTAGCAAGTGCATCAGCAAGATCTTGTGTAGTTACAGATCCAAAAAGCTTATCACCATCACCAGTTTTGGCAGCGATTTTAACTTCAAGACCGTTTAACTTATCAGATTGCTCTTGAGCAAGTTTGATATTGTTTGCTTCTTTATGAGCACGTTGCTTGATAGTTTCAGCTAGTTGTTTCTTAGCACCTGGTGTAGCCATTATAGCCATACCATTAGGGATTAAGAAGTTACGACCATACCCAGGCTTAACAGTTACTACATCGTCAGTAAAACCTAAATGTTCTACGTCTT from Nonlabens arenilitoris harbors:
- the rplI gene encoding 50S ribosomal protein L9 translates to MELILKKDVEHLGFTDDVVTVKPGYGRNFLIPNGMAIMATPGAKKQLAETIKQRAHKEANNIKLAQEQSDKLNGLEVKIAAKTGDGDKLFGSVTTQDLADALAKQGVELDKKFITVAGGNIKRLGQYEATLRFHREVTTAFTFDVVGAKN